The Edaphobacter sp. 12200R-103 genome contains a region encoding:
- the argC gene encoding N-acetyl-gamma-glutamyl-phosphate reductase, with amino-acid sequence MSRPPKIAIAGVSGYAGGELARLLLRHPGMEGTAPMFLGRAGESGDAVNTLESLHPNLVGIGTDAIHPIQPFHWDRLADAGTEILFLALPHEQSREWAPEAIARGMRVIDLSGAWRLQDEQNRAVYKLHDADPEAAARLQEEAVYGNPELYRDAIRAARLVANPGCYSTSAILALAPLVRAGVVDLETGIICDAKSGVSGAGKAPTAKTHFMYAADNLSAYSVFGHRHTGELLEQLCLNPEQIQFTPHLLPIPRGILATIYLRLKSPAKTEEIESLFREFYKGSPLVRLHATPQLPQIQHVVSTNFCDLGFALGPDGKRLIVVSCLDNLLKGAAGQAVQNMNLMCGWKEEEGLL; translated from the coding sequence CTGTCGCGGCCTCCGAAGATTGCCATCGCTGGCGTAAGCGGATATGCAGGCGGCGAGCTTGCGCGCCTGTTGCTGCGCCATCCCGGCATGGAGGGTACGGCACCGATGTTTCTGGGCCGAGCCGGTGAATCCGGCGACGCAGTGAATACCCTGGAATCGCTCCACCCCAATCTCGTGGGCATCGGGACGGACGCGATTCACCCTATCCAGCCTTTCCATTGGGATCGCCTTGCAGATGCAGGGACTGAGATTCTCTTCCTTGCCCTGCCCCATGAGCAATCGCGGGAGTGGGCGCCGGAAGCAATTGCGCGCGGCATGCGGGTGATCGACCTCAGTGGAGCGTGGCGACTGCAGGATGAGCAGAATCGCGCAGTCTATAAGCTGCACGATGCCGACCCGGAGGCTGCGGCCAGGCTGCAGGAAGAGGCCGTATATGGCAATCCTGAGCTTTATCGCGATGCCATCCGTGCGGCGCGGCTGGTGGCCAATCCGGGATGCTACTCGACTTCTGCCATTCTCGCGCTGGCCCCACTGGTGAGGGCAGGCGTGGTCGATCTGGAGACGGGCATCATATGCGATGCGAAGTCGGGCGTCAGCGGAGCCGGAAAAGCGCCGACCGCGAAGACGCACTTTATGTATGCCGCAGATAATCTTTCGGCATATTCGGTCTTCGGCCATCGCCATACGGGTGAGTTGCTGGAGCAACTCTGTCTCAACCCGGAGCAGATTCAGTTCACTCCGCATCTTTTGCCTATTCCGCGGGGAATTCTTGCGACCATTTATCTGCGGCTGAAATCGCCCGCGAAGACGGAAGAGATCGAGAGCCTCTTTCGCGAGTTTTACAAAGGCAGTCCGCTGGTGCGTCTGCACGCAACACCACAGCTGCCGCAGATTCAGCACGTGGTTTCCACGAACTTCTGCGATCTGGGATTTGCGCTGGGGCCCGACGGGAAGCGTCTGATCGTTGTCTCCTGCCTGGACAATCTGCTGAAGGGCGCCGCCGGACAAGCGGTCCAGAACATGAACCTGATGTGCGGGTGGAAAGAAGAGGAGGGCTTACTGTGA
- a CDS encoding arginine repressor: protein MKQQRHTVIRELLAKGPIASQDELRRKLAGRNFHVTQATLSRDIHELRLSKGPEGYSLANNGDHEEDSLPGIREVLQSFGLEARQAANLLVVITTTGGAQPIAAGMDYEDWPEVVGTIAGDDTVLIICPDMERATQLRKRIEDYIG from the coding sequence ATGAAACAACAACGTCATACCGTAATTCGCGAGTTGCTGGCTAAGGGACCTATCGCCAGCCAGGACGAGCTACGGAGAAAACTTGCAGGGCGTAACTTCCATGTTACACAAGCAACGCTCTCTCGTGATATCCACGAGCTGAGATTGTCGAAGGGACCAGAGGGCTATTCGCTGGCAAATAACGGCGATCACGAGGAGGACTCTCTCCCCGGAATTCGCGAGGTACTTCAAAGCTTTGGACTTGAGGCCAGGCAGGCAGCAAACTTACTTGTAGTGATCACAACAACTGGCGGAGCCCAACCCATCGCTGCCGGAATGGACTATGAAGACTGGCCAGAGGTCGTCGGAACCATCGCCGGGGACGATACCGTATTGATTATCTGTCCGGACATGGAAAGGGCTACCCAACTCAGGAAGCGGATTGAGGATTACATTGGCTAA
- a CDS encoding aspartate aminotransferase family protein has protein sequence MSLASIQAAESKLLLNTYERNPYLFVSGNGVYLEDENGAQFLDLLSGIGVCALGYGHPAINKAIAEQSARLLHTSNLFFHQGTAELALRLTEMSGMDRVFFCNSGTEAWEAALKLARAYATKARENGKKLGTKFLALEHSFHGRTMGSVATTHKDKYRLPFAPVMPDVEFVRFNDVADLRAKFSDEVCGICLEVLQGEGGINPVSKEFFAAARELCDSTGALLIADEIQSGVGRTGKWFAYQHYGIQPDVTTLAKPIAGGVPMGAMLCVEKAASAITPGMHGTTFGGGPLACAVATAVIDTMQRENLLAHIDEVGGFFKSQLEELKAKHDCVTDVRGLGLMLGIELNSAELAKRVAAQMMERHIIINRTSETVLRFLPPYILEKKHVELAIDALDEILKANTELAGAVPAGEKVHG, from the coding sequence ATGAGCCTTGCATCAATTCAGGCTGCGGAGAGCAAGCTGCTGTTGAACACCTATGAGCGCAACCCCTATCTGTTCGTCTCAGGGAACGGAGTTTACCTGGAAGACGAGAACGGCGCCCAGTTTCTCGATCTGCTGAGCGGAATCGGCGTCTGCGCTCTCGGGTACGGCCATCCTGCGATCAACAAGGCAATTGCCGAGCAGAGTGCTCGCCTGCTGCACACCTCGAACCTGTTCTTCCACCAGGGCACGGCAGAGCTAGCTCTGCGCCTGACCGAGATGAGCGGTATGGACCGCGTCTTCTTCTGCAACAGCGGAACCGAGGCGTGGGAGGCCGCGCTGAAGCTGGCGCGCGCCTATGCGACCAAGGCTCGTGAAAACGGTAAAAAACTGGGCACGAAGTTTCTCGCGCTCGAACACAGCTTTCATGGCCGCACGATGGGCTCGGTAGCGACTACTCATAAAGATAAGTACCGCCTTCCGTTTGCTCCGGTGATGCCGGACGTCGAGTTCGTGCGATTTAACGACGTCGCCGATCTGAGGGCAAAGTTCTCTGATGAGGTCTGCGGGATCTGCCTGGAAGTCCTGCAGGGCGAGGGCGGAATCAATCCGGTCTCAAAGGAGTTCTTTGCCGCTGCGCGAGAGCTTTGCGACTCAACCGGAGCACTGCTTATCGCCGACGAGATTCAGAGCGGAGTTGGTCGAACCGGAAAGTGGTTCGCCTATCAGCACTATGGCATTCAGCCGGATGTGACCACGCTGGCCAAGCCGATTGCGGGAGGAGTCCCCATGGGCGCAATGCTGTGCGTCGAAAAGGCCGCTTCCGCCATTACGCCGGGGATGCATGGAACCACCTTCGGCGGCGGACCGCTGGCCTGCGCGGTTGCGACGGCCGTGATCGACACGATGCAGCGCGAGAACCTGCTGGCCCATATCGACGAGGTCGGCGGATTCTTCAAATCGCAACTCGAGGAGCTGAAGGCGAAGCACGACTGCGTAACGGATGTGCGCGGCCTGGGTCTGATGCTCGGTATCGAGCTGAATTCGGCAGAACTTGCGAAACGTGTGGCCGCGCAGATGATGGAGCGGCACATCATTATCAACCGGACGAGCGAAACCGTGCTCCGCTTTCTACCTCCCTA
- a CDS encoding glutamate synthase-related protein, with translation MERFRPLVSASTPGPSSERSRSSQAPSLIDERFDHDSCGVGFVASVDAAASHGILTQALTALARLAHRGATAADGKSSDGVGVLSAIPRDFLIQTEGLSLASDALLGVGMVFIPKEETRAEALIERALLSHDFKVLCWRDVPVRTEYLGEMALSTMPKIRQIFVADGDQGDPSTMERRLYLARKQFERSHENGDVDGYICSLSTQTIVYKAMCTGHDLASFYPDLASPQFVTPFAIFHQRYATNTLPTWHRAQPGRTIGHNGEINTVWGNRARMAARDSTLPVECKPVLTQGGTDSTSLDEAVELISQNGRTLAEAMRMVMPPAAASGRNSSFLRYNSDCTEPWDGPAAIAFSNGRLVGAILDRNGLRPCRFAITQGGLVVAGSEIGLVDLDPNEVVHSGRLGPGQMLVVDLEKKRVYEDEELLSLFDADPSYSRLLEDAPLVPRAVSTPEAAALTAIQKGFGYTREDVRMILQPMAADGKDAVWSMGDDTPLAFLARTPRPVYAYFRQRFAQVTNPAIDPLREACVVSLHTRLGPWPHLLDKNSPLPGLSLSSPFLSLGQVQALRSGEYPHSSELNFAELSCVFAPGMTLLQALDQLSNHAIDLVRNGARLLLLTDRAATTQTLPVPMAMATGAVHQALVAAGLRTLTGIAVEAGDARDIHHVAVLIGYGAGAVCPWLALETGRALAPAGTDPDVAEKKMLKALDAGLAKVMSKMGISVVDSYRSARQFDILGLHSSVVERCFPNTPAPISGIGFAELDRQIRQTWHPADGSAVQADLPDYGWVRFRKAETAEPHAWQPPTVKALQSVVGSARNVPPPTDPSAAFAIYTKDVVERDPAVLRDLLEIRPAGPELQLNEVEASSSIVKHFVASAMSLGSLSPEAHQTITAGMNMLGARSNTGEGGEDAAVYREISAGVSNLPGTGGSSAAVNAQGSVAVAEPLAAPAVHISLNNKIKQIASGRFGVTAEYLAHAEEIEIKVAQGAKPGEGGQLPAHKVSGLIARLRHAQPGVALISPPPHHDIYSIEDLAQLIYDLKRVNPKAAVGVKLVSGCGVGTVAAGVAKAYADYVVIAGNTGGTGAAALSSIKYAGNPWELGLAEAQQVLMQNGMRGRVRLRTDGGLATARDVLVAALLGADEYAFGTAVLVALGCDMARQCHLNTCPTGIATQKPELRAKFRGKPEHIVRFFEELSGDLRHLLARYGLPSLEAAIGRSDLLEQVRFDGNLDLAPMLAQAAEGPRRWMGGRNDQPLPQPPIDEKWTAPALEAVDAGKPYVIESQIANSDRALGSRLAGELSLRRSQGDLHADVTFDLHGTAGQSFGAFAVDGMKLVLDGQANDFVGKGLSGGEIVIRPRGLAARDSGQHVILGNVALYGATSGKLFAAGRAGERFGVRNSGAVAVVEGVGDHGCEYMTGGTVVVLGKTGMNFGAGMTGGLAWVLDEDGSFMSEMKYHPEFIDPQPFDSAEAESQNDLKTLIEEHISLSDSGLAKTLLLEWADRSKKFVRLSPKPQA, from the coding sequence ATGGAAAGGTTTCGCCCCCTCGTCTCCGCCTCTACGCCTGGGCCATCATCGGAAAGGTCACGGTCGTCTCAGGCGCCGTCTCTGATTGATGAACGTTTTGACCACGACTCCTGCGGAGTCGGCTTTGTCGCCTCAGTGGATGCCGCGGCGTCCCATGGAATTCTGACGCAGGCGCTTACGGCGCTGGCGCGTCTGGCGCATCGCGGCGCTACCGCCGCCGATGGAAAGAGCAGCGACGGTGTAGGCGTGCTTTCCGCGATTCCGAGGGACTTCCTGATTCAGACCGAAGGACTTTCCCTCGCCTCCGACGCTCTTCTCGGTGTTGGCATGGTCTTCATCCCGAAGGAAGAGACCCGAGCAGAGGCCCTTATTGAACGTGCTCTGCTATCGCACGACTTTAAGGTCTTGTGTTGGCGCGATGTTCCAGTTCGTACCGAATACCTGGGCGAGATGGCGCTCTCGACCATGCCAAAGATCCGCCAGATATTCGTTGCAGATGGCGATCAGGGCGATCCGTCGACGATGGAGCGCCGCCTTTACCTCGCCAGAAAGCAGTTCGAGCGTTCGCACGAGAACGGCGATGTCGATGGATATATCTGTTCGCTCTCCACCCAGACCATCGTCTATAAGGCAATGTGTACGGGCCACGACCTGGCCTCGTTCTACCCCGACCTTGCATCTCCCCAGTTCGTCACACCGTTTGCCATCTTCCATCAGCGTTACGCTACCAACACCCTTCCCACCTGGCATCGCGCGCAGCCCGGCCGCACTATCGGTCATAACGGAGAGATCAACACGGTCTGGGGCAATCGTGCCCGCATGGCTGCCCGTGATTCAACCCTTCCGGTGGAGTGCAAGCCTGTCCTGACGCAGGGCGGAACAGATTCCACCAGTCTCGACGAGGCCGTTGAACTGATCTCGCAGAACGGCCGCACGCTGGCCGAGGCCATGCGCATGGTGATGCCGCCCGCGGCAGCTTCCGGACGCAACTCGTCGTTCCTTCGCTATAACTCCGACTGCACCGAGCCTTGGGATGGCCCAGCAGCCATCGCGTTCTCGAATGGACGACTGGTTGGAGCGATCCTCGACCGCAATGGTCTGCGTCCGTGTCGCTTTGCCATTACCCAGGGCGGTCTGGTCGTTGCTGGTTCTGAGATCGGCCTGGTAGACCTTGACCCCAACGAAGTGGTGCACAGCGGACGTCTGGGGCCCGGCCAGATGCTCGTTGTCGATCTCGAGAAGAAGAGGGTCTACGAAGACGAGGAACTCCTGTCGCTCTTCGATGCCGACCCAAGCTACTCCAGGCTGCTTGAGGATGCTCCGCTCGTCCCCAGGGCTGTATCTACTCCGGAGGCCGCTGCCCTGACTGCTATCCAGAAGGGTTTTGGCTATACCCGCGAAGACGTCAGGATGATCCTGCAGCCGATGGCAGCCGATGGCAAGGATGCCGTCTGGTCGATGGGCGACGACACGCCGCTGGCCTTTCTGGCCCGCACGCCTCGTCCGGTGTATGCGTATTTCCGCCAGCGCTTCGCGCAGGTCACCAATCCTGCCATCGATCCGCTGCGTGAAGCCTGCGTTGTATCGCTGCATACCCGTCTGGGCCCCTGGCCGCATCTGCTGGATAAGAACTCGCCACTGCCGGGTCTGTCGCTCTCCTCGCCTTTCCTGTCGCTCGGCCAGGTGCAGGCCCTTCGCTCTGGAGAGTATCCGCATTCCTCGGAGCTTAATTTTGCCGAGCTGTCCTGCGTCTTTGCTCCCGGCATGACGCTCCTGCAGGCGCTCGACCAGCTTTCAAACCATGCCATTGACCTGGTGCGCAACGGTGCCCGTCTGCTGCTTCTGACGGATCGTGCTGCAACCACGCAGACGCTGCCGGTTCCCATGGCTATGGCTACCGGTGCAGTCCATCAGGCCCTCGTCGCTGCAGGACTCCGTACCCTGACCGGCATCGCGGTCGAGGCCGGAGACGCCCGCGACATCCATCATGTCGCCGTGCTGATCGGCTATGGCGCGGGAGCTGTCTGTCCGTGGCTTGCCCTGGAGACTGGTCGCGCTCTGGCTCCGGCTGGCACCGATCCCGATGTCGCCGAGAAGAAGATGCTCAAGGCGCTTGATGCCGGTCTGGCCAAAGTCATGTCGAAGATGGGAATCTCCGTCGTCGACAGCTACCGCAGCGCCCGTCAATTCGACATTCTCGGGCTTCACTCCAGTGTCGTGGAGCGGTGCTTCCCCAATACGCCGGCTCCTATCTCAGGAATCGGATTCGCCGAACTGGATCGCCAGATCAGGCAGACCTGGCACCCGGCCGACGGTTCAGCTGTGCAGGCCGATCTGCCGGACTATGGCTGGGTTCGGTTCCGCAAGGCCGAAACGGCAGAACCTCACGCCTGGCAGCCGCCGACGGTCAAGGCTCTGCAATCCGTTGTCGGAAGTGCGCGTAATGTTCCGCCACCCACCGATCCTTCTGCCGCCTTCGCCATCTACACCAAGGATGTCGTAGAGCGCGACCCCGCGGTCCTGCGCGATCTGCTGGAGATCCGTCCGGCTGGTCCTGAGCTCCAGCTCAACGAGGTCGAAGCCTCGTCGAGCATCGTCAAGCATTTTGTCGCCAGCGCCATGTCGCTCGGCTCTCTCAGCCCGGAAGCCCACCAGACGATCACGGCGGGAATGAACATGCTGGGAGCGCGGTCGAACACAGGCGAGGGTGGAGAGGATGCTGCCGTATACCGCGAGATCTCTGCGGGAGTTTCCAATCTTCCCGGAACCGGCGGTTCCAGTGCTGCTGTGAATGCTCAGGGCAGCGTCGCCGTAGCCGAGCCTCTGGCGGCGCCTGCGGTACACATCTCGCTGAACAACAAGATCAAACAGATTGCCTCCGGCCGCTTCGGCGTCACTGCTGAGTACCTGGCCCATGCCGAAGAGATCGAAATCAAGGTGGCGCAGGGAGCCAAGCCCGGTGAGGGCGGTCAGCTTCCCGCGCACAAGGTCAGCGGCCTTATCGCGCGGCTGCGTCATGCGCAACCGGGTGTCGCGCTTATTTCGCCGCCGCCGCATCACGATATCTATTCCATCGAAGACCTCGCTCAGTTGATCTATGACCTTAAGCGCGTAAATCCGAAGGCCGCAGTCGGCGTCAAGCTGGTCTCCGGCTGTGGTGTGGGAACGGTCGCCGCTGGCGTTGCCAAAGCATACGCCGATTACGTGGTCATTGCCGGAAACACCGGCGGAACCGGCGCGGCTGCCCTGTCGAGCATCAAGTATGCCGGGAACCCCTGGGAGCTCGGACTGGCTGAGGCACAACAGGTCCTGATGCAGAACGGTATGCGCGGACGGGTTCGCCTCCGCACCGACGGTGGTCTGGCGACCGCTCGCGACGTCCTGGTTGCGGCGCTGCTAGGTGCAGACGAATACGCCTTTGGAACGGCAGTACTGGTAGCCCTGGGCTGCGACATGGCCCGTCAGTGTCACCTGAACACGTGTCCGACCGGTATCGCAACCCAGAAGCCGGAGCTGCGGGCAAAGTTCCGCGGCAAGCCGGAGCACATCGTCCGCTTCTTCGAGGAACTCTCCGGCGATCTGCGGCATCTGCTCGCCCGTTATGGTCTGCCCTCTCTCGAGGCAGCCATTGGCCGCTCAGACCTGCTGGAGCAGGTCAGGTTTGATGGCAATCTCGATCTGGCTCCCATGTTGGCGCAGGCTGCCGAAGGTCCGCGCCGCTGGATGGGCGGCAGGAACGATCAGCCTCTGCCGCAACCGCCGATCGATGAGAAGTGGACAGCACCCGCTCTCGAGGCTGTGGACGCCGGCAAGCCTTATGTGATCGAGTCGCAGATCGCAAACTCCGACCGCGCGCTCGGCTCGCGCCTTGCCGGTGAACTTTCGCTCCGCCGCTCCCAGGGCGATCTGCACGCAGATGTCACCTTCGATCTTCATGGCACTGCAGGGCAATCCTTCGGGGCTTTCGCAGTCGACGGAATGAAGCTGGTCCTGGACGGACAGGCCAACGATTTTGTCGGCAAGGGCCTATCCGGTGGCGAGATCGTCATTCGTCCTCGCGGCCTCGCCGCCAGGGACAGCGGACAGCACGTCATTCTGGGCAACGTTGCACTCTATGGCGCCACGTCAGGCAAGCTCTTTGCTGCCGGACGAGCAGGCGAGCGCTTCGGGGTAAGGAACTCGGGCGCCGTGGCGGTCGTCGAGGGTGTGGGAGATCACGGCTGCGAGTACATGACAGGAGGAACGGTCGTCGTACTCGGCAAGACCGGTATGAACTTCGGTGCAGGCATGACCGGAGGCCTGGCCTGGGTCCTGGATGAGGATGGCTCCTTCATGTCTGAGATGAAGTATCATCCGGAATTTATTGATCCTCAGCCATTTGATTCAGCGGAAGCCGAATCTCAGAATGACCTGAAGACGCTCATCGAAGAGCACATCTCTCTCTCTGACAGCGGCCTTGCAAAGACGCTGCTGCTTGAGTGGGCTGACCGCTCGAAGAAGTTCGTTCGTCTGAGCCCGAAGCCACAGGCTTAG
- the argB gene encoding acetylglutamate kinase — translation MRFVVKLGGAGLENPKLLHAAGKAIAELVADGNQVAVVHGGGVQLTRTLEQLGKKSQFISGLRVTDAETRDAALMVLAGRVNKSLVASLASHGQAAVGLSGGDGHVFRARKKKTDPDLGFVGEIASADARWLEAIWTMGAVPVISSIALGFDGEYYNINADEMAAACAICTKADALVFLTDVPGVKGADGSVMRWLTLGEIPALQKQQVIFGGMLPKLNACKQALLNGVKRVRILPAEAAASLPDLCSTRVNDGTEVMVA, via the coding sequence GTGAGATTCGTCGTTAAGCTCGGTGGCGCGGGTCTCGAGAACCCGAAATTGCTGCACGCGGCGGGGAAAGCGATTGCCGAGCTGGTGGCCGATGGCAACCAGGTGGCGGTCGTGCATGGCGGCGGCGTGCAACTGACGCGCACGCTGGAGCAATTGGGAAAGAAGAGTCAATTTATCTCCGGCCTTCGTGTCACCGATGCGGAGACCAGGGATGCGGCGCTGATGGTGCTCGCCGGCCGGGTCAATAAATCGCTGGTCGCTTCCCTTGCCTCTCACGGCCAGGCTGCCGTAGGTCTCTCGGGTGGAGATGGACATGTTTTTCGCGCGCGCAAGAAGAAGACAGACCCCGACCTCGGCTTCGTCGGCGAGATTGCCTCGGCAGACGCACGCTGGCTGGAGGCCATTTGGACGATGGGCGCAGTTCCGGTGATCTCTTCGATCGCGCTCGGTTTCGATGGGGAGTACTACAATATCAATGCGGATGAGATGGCAGCAGCCTGCGCCATCTGCACGAAGGCTGACGCACTGGTCTTCCTGACCGATGTGCCGGGCGTAAAGGGGGCCGATGGCAGCGTGATGCGCTGGCTGACGCTGGGTGAGATTCCTGCTCTTCAGAAGCAGCAGGTCATTTTCGGGGGCATGTTGCCCAAACTGAACGCCTGCAAACAGGCGCTGTTGAATGGCGTTAAGCGGGTACGCATTCTGCCTGCGGAGGCGGCGGCATCGCTGCCCGATCTCTGCTCAACTCGAGTCAACGACGGAACGGAGGTCATGGTCGCATGA